One Macrobrachium rosenbergii isolate ZJJX-2024 chromosome 10, ASM4041242v1, whole genome shotgun sequence DNA window includes the following coding sequences:
- the LOC136842716 gene encoding uncharacterized protein isoform X1: protein MGCGRSTLGSDSPKKSKKKAVESELSSDDNSSTSNNSNSGSNRKQHRNQQQQIINKLTPVGTGPLRAQAKISSSQQNFFMMLDQKIEMGPDYESEEEEVDRYRRFHEYAEQWHLLTHPRQTSPTTPPTPPMRYPVDENTCGSGNITEDDEDDDGLSEPECIPDEAVREQYMFMGNLYTLTHIRTDADKTEPKVDIEIPPKPDKVVEDGYKFNGSAISEDNVASQESEVVHKDSNSDKQGSRPVSRSSTSPRPASLILRSVFPVETTPE, encoded by the exons ATGGGATGTGGACGAAGTACCCTTGGCAGCGATAGTCCAAAGAAGAGTAAGAAGAAAG CAGTTGAATCAGAGCTCAGCAGCGACGACAACTCGAGCaccagcaacaacagcaacagcggAAGCAACCGGAAGCAACACCGCAACCAGCAGCAACAGATCATTAACAAGTTAACGCCGGTAGGAACCGGGCCTCTCAGAGCGCAGGC GAAAATCTCCAGCAGCCAGCAAAACTTCTTCATGATGCTGGACCAGAAGATCGAGATG GGACCCGATTACGaatcggaagaagaagaagtggacaGATACCGACGTTTCCACGAGTATGCGGAGCAGTGGCACCTCCTTACGCACCCGAGGCAAACCTCGCCCACAACCCCGCCCACGCCGCCTATGAg GTATCCTGTGGATGAAAATACCTGTGGCTCTGGAAATATcactgaagatgatgaagatgatgatgggcTCAGCGAACCAGAATGCATACCCGACGAGGCTGTACGGGAACAGTACATGTTTATGGGGAACCTGTATACCCTAACACACATACGTACCGATGCTGACAAAACCGAGCCAAAGGTCGACATCGAGATCCCACCCAAACCGGATAAAGTTGTCGAAGATGGGTACAAATTCAATGGCTCTGCAATATCAGAGGATAATGTTGCTAGTCAAGAGAGTGAGGTTGTCCACAAGGACAGTAATTCCGACAAGCAAGGCTCAAGGCCTGTCTCAAGGTCTTCCACATCTCCGAGACCAGCTTCCTTGATTCTTAGGTCAGTTTTCCCCGTTGAGACCACACCTGAATGA
- the LOC136842716 gene encoding uncharacterized protein isoform X2 produces MGCGRSTLGSDSPKKSKKKAVESELSSDDNSSTSNNSNSGSNRKQHRNQQQQIINKLTPVGTGPLRAQASQQNFFMMLDQKIEMGPDYESEEEEVDRYRRFHEYAEQWHLLTHPRQTSPTTPPTPPMRYPVDENTCGSGNITEDDEDDDGLSEPECIPDEAVREQYMFMGNLYTLTHIRTDADKTEPKVDIEIPPKPDKVVEDGYKFNGSAISEDNVASQESEVVHKDSNSDKQGSRPVSRSSTSPRPASLILRSVFPVETTPE; encoded by the exons ATGGGATGTGGACGAAGTACCCTTGGCAGCGATAGTCCAAAGAAGAGTAAGAAGAAAG CAGTTGAATCAGAGCTCAGCAGCGACGACAACTCGAGCaccagcaacaacagcaacagcggAAGCAACCGGAAGCAACACCGCAACCAGCAGCAACAGATCATTAACAAGTTAACGCCGGTAGGAACCGGGCCTCTCAGAGCGCAGGC CAGCCAGCAAAACTTCTTCATGATGCTGGACCAGAAGATCGAGATG GGACCCGATTACGaatcggaagaagaagaagtggacaGATACCGACGTTTCCACGAGTATGCGGAGCAGTGGCACCTCCTTACGCACCCGAGGCAAACCTCGCCCACAACCCCGCCCACGCCGCCTATGAg GTATCCTGTGGATGAAAATACCTGTGGCTCTGGAAATATcactgaagatgatgaagatgatgatgggcTCAGCGAACCAGAATGCATACCCGACGAGGCTGTACGGGAACAGTACATGTTTATGGGGAACCTGTATACCCTAACACACATACGTACCGATGCTGACAAAACCGAGCCAAAGGTCGACATCGAGATCCCACCCAAACCGGATAAAGTTGTCGAAGATGGGTACAAATTCAATGGCTCTGCAATATCAGAGGATAATGTTGCTAGTCAAGAGAGTGAGGTTGTCCACAAGGACAGTAATTCCGACAAGCAAGGCTCAAGGCCTGTCTCAAGGTCTTCCACATCTCCGAGACCAGCTTCCTTGATTCTTAGGTCAGTTTTCCCCGTTGAGACCACACCTGAATGA